In Astyanax mexicanus isolate ESR-SI-001 chromosome 5, AstMex3_surface, whole genome shotgun sequence, a single window of DNA contains:
- the lmo4b gene encoding LIM domain transcription factor LMO4b, producing the protein MVNPGGSAQAAPVGAGSMSWKRCAGCGGKIADRFLLYAMDSYWHSRCLKCSCCQAQLGEIGTSCYTKSGMILCRNDYIRLFGNSGACSACGQSIPASELVMRAQGNVYHLKCFTCSTCRNRLVPGDRFHYINGSLFCEHDRPTALINGHLSSLQTNPLLPDQKVC; encoded by the exons ATGGTGAACCCCGGTGGCAGTGCCCAGGCGGCTCCGGTTGGCGCAGGCTCGATGTCGTGGAAGCGGTGTGCAGGCTGCGGGGGGAAGATCGCGGACCGTTTCCTGCTCTACGCCATGGACAGCTACTGGCACAGCCGCTGCCTCAAATGCTCCTGCTGCCAAGCCCAGCTCGGAGAAATCGGCACTTCCTGCTACACCAAGAGCGGCATGATCCTCTGCAGAAACGACTACATCAG GTTATTTGGAAACAGTGGGGCGTGCAGTGCTTGCGGTCAGTCCATCCCAGCCAGCGAATTGGTCATGAGGGCACAGGGCAATGTGTACCACCTCAAG TGTTTCACGTGTTCTACCTGCCGGAACCGGCTGGTCCCCGGAGACCGGTTCCACTACATCAACGGCAGCTTGTTCTGCGAACACGACAGACCCACAGCACTCATTAACGGCCATTTGAGTTCACTGCAGACCAACCCACTACTGCCCGACCAGAAG